In Streptomyces sp. NBC_00483, a single window of DNA contains:
- a CDS encoding LLM class F420-dependent oxidoreductase, protein MANINFSSRVGVWWTSDRWPINDVVARAREIENLGYASLFYGEAGGKETFTQAAALLGGTERLVVGTGIANIHARSAPASEAGARTLGALHPGRFVLGLGVSHAPLVEHSYAGSYSKPLATMREYLRTMDAVPAEVEPDGQRPARLLAALGPKMIELSGKAADGAHPYLVTPEQTASTREQLGPDKWVVSEQGVALTTDRETGLRRAHQHLHMYSQLPNYRNSWLRQGFDESDVVIGGSDKLAEAMVAMGDAETVAARVRAQLDAGADQVVVQVLGDDPSADPLPALRELAPALGLGTA, encoded by the coding sequence ATGGCCAACATCAATTTCAGTTCTCGTGTCGGCGTCTGGTGGACCAGTGACCGGTGGCCGATCAACGACGTCGTCGCCCGAGCCCGTGAGATCGAGAACCTCGGCTACGCCTCGCTGTTCTACGGCGAGGCCGGAGGCAAGGAGACCTTCACGCAGGCCGCCGCCCTACTGGGCGGCACCGAACGACTGGTGGTCGGCACCGGCATCGCCAACATCCACGCCCGCAGCGCCCCCGCGAGCGAAGCGGGCGCTCGTACGCTCGGCGCGCTGCACCCGGGCCGCTTCGTGCTCGGCCTCGGCGTCAGCCACGCCCCACTGGTGGAGCACAGCTACGCCGGTTCCTACAGCAAGCCGCTGGCCACCATGCGGGAGTACCTGCGGACCATGGACGCGGTGCCGGCCGAGGTGGAGCCGGACGGGCAGCGCCCGGCCCGACTCCTCGCCGCCCTGGGCCCGAAGATGATCGAGCTGTCCGGCAAGGCGGCCGACGGGGCGCACCCGTACCTGGTGACCCCGGAGCAGACCGCGTCCACCCGCGAGCAGCTGGGGCCCGACAAGTGGGTGGTCAGCGAGCAGGGGGTCGCGCTCACCACGGACCGGGAGACCGGTCTGCGGCGTGCGCACCAGCACCTGCACATGTACTCGCAGCTGCCCAACTACCGTAATTCCTGGCTGCGTCAGGGATTCGACGAGTCCGACGTGGTCATCGGCGGTTCGGACAAGCTGGCCGAGGCCATGGTCGCCATGGGCGACGCGGAGACGGTCGCCGCGCGCGTGCGGGCGCAGCTGGACGCGGGCGCCGACCAGGTGGTCGTGCAGGTCCTCGGAGACGACCCGTCCGCCGACCCGCTGCCGGCGCTGCGCGAACTCGCCCCGGCCCTCGGCCTCGGCACCGCTTAA
- a CDS encoding LysR substrate-binding domain-containing protein, giving the protein MELRTLRYFVAVAEELHFGRAATRLHMSQPPLSRAIKQLETEVGAALFDRSPAGVTPTAVGVMLLDEARALLERADLVRDRVAAAAGSAALTVGVLGDSSDPAVTRLAAAHSRAHPRVEVHIRETDLTDPTCGLHAGLVDIALTRGPFDETGLAVRELGADPVGALLRDDDPLARRDSLALADLADRRWFVFPPGTDPGWQAYWSGGRPREGPVVRTVQECRQAVLWNGTVGMTLLGHQPGQGLTVVPLTDMPPSRVVAAWSDGGTNPMIRSFVQLATTTYRDRSAASS; this is encoded by the coding sequence ATGGAGCTACGCACGCTGCGCTACTTCGTGGCGGTCGCCGAGGAACTCCACTTCGGCCGGGCCGCCACCCGGCTGCACATGAGCCAGCCCCCGCTGAGCCGGGCGATCAAGCAGCTGGAGACCGAGGTCGGAGCCGCGCTGTTCGACCGCTCCCCCGCCGGTGTCACGCCGACCGCGGTGGGTGTCATGCTGCTCGACGAGGCGCGCGCCCTGCTGGAGCGGGCCGACCTGGTACGCGACCGGGTGGCAGCGGCGGCGGGATCCGCCGCTCTTACCGTGGGTGTCCTTGGCGACAGCAGCGATCCGGCCGTGACCCGGCTTGCCGCCGCCCACAGCCGTGCGCACCCGCGCGTCGAGGTGCACATCCGCGAGACCGACCTCACCGACCCCACCTGCGGGCTGCACGCCGGCCTCGTCGACATCGCCCTGACCCGTGGCCCGTTCGACGAAACCGGCCTGGCCGTACGCGAGTTGGGCGCCGACCCGGTGGGCGCCCTGCTGCGCGACGACGATCCGCTGGCCCGCCGCGACAGCCTGGCCCTGGCGGACCTGGCCGACCGCCGCTGGTTCGTGTTCCCGCCGGGCACCGACCCCGGCTGGCAGGCGTACTGGAGCGGCGGGCGGCCCCGCGAGGGCCCGGTGGTCCGCACGGTCCAGGAGTGCCGGCAGGCCGTGCTCTGGAACGGCACGGTCGGCATGACACTCCTGGGTCACCAACCTGGGCAGGGACTCACCGTGGTGCCGCTGACCGACATGCCGCCGAGCCGCGTGGTCGCGGCGTGGAGCGACGGCGGCACCAACCCGATGATCCGCTCGTTCGTCCAGCTCGCGACCACGACGTACCGCGACCGATCGGCCGCCTCCTCTTAA
- a CDS encoding DoxX family protein translates to MKLAYWIVAGLLALFYVYSGGLKVVRSREQLRPMMAWVDSAPMRAVRAIGALEVLGALGLVLPPLTGIAPWLALVAAIGFVVLQIGATWLHLRRGERQIGLNGVLLGAGAVVVALATTWL, encoded by the coding sequence CTGAAGCTCGCCTATTGGATCGTCGCGGGGCTGCTGGCCCTGTTCTACGTCTACTCGGGCGGGCTCAAGGTGGTCCGCAGTCGCGAGCAGCTGCGGCCGATGATGGCCTGGGTGGACAGCGCGCCGATGCGGGCCGTCAGGGCGATCGGGGCGCTGGAAGTGCTCGGCGCGCTCGGCCTCGTGCTGCCTCCGCTGACCGGTATCGCGCCTTGGCTGGCGCTGGTCGCGGCCATCGGGTTCGTGGTCCTGCAGATCGGCGCGACGTGGCTCCATCTGCGCCGCGGTGAACGTCAGATCGGGCTCAATGGTGTGCTGCTCGGCGCGGGCGCCGTGGTGGTGGCGCTTGCGACAACCTGGCTGTGA
- a CDS encoding acyl-CoA-like ligand-binding transcription factor, producing MSGLRERKKEATRVALSWAAIRLTVERGLDNVRVEDIAEAVGVSPRTFNNYFSSKAEAIAFRHLQRSLRVAAEVRSAPEGEPLWEVISQAVLRQLEPGPEVREMPPQEPADWAAGLRVMVAEPALQAEMLRAGKVAESELAAAIADRTDTSVDVDLYPRLVAATVTAANSAAIDLFLQGGAEGSMEALLRSALTMLAAGLPTP from the coding sequence ATGAGCGGACTGAGGGAGCGCAAGAAGGAAGCCACACGCGTGGCGCTGAGCTGGGCCGCGATCAGGCTCACCGTGGAACGCGGGCTCGACAACGTCCGGGTCGAGGACATCGCCGAGGCGGTCGGCGTCTCGCCGCGCACCTTCAACAACTACTTCTCCAGCAAGGCGGAGGCGATCGCCTTCCGTCACCTCCAGCGCTCCCTTCGGGTGGCCGCGGAGGTGCGGTCCGCGCCGGAGGGTGAGCCGTTGTGGGAGGTCATCTCCCAAGCGGTGCTACGGCAGTTGGAGCCGGGGCCCGAGGTGCGGGAGATGCCGCCGCAGGAGCCGGCCGACTGGGCGGCGGGGCTCCGGGTGATGGTGGCCGAGCCTGCGTTGCAGGCCGAGATGCTGCGGGCGGGCAAGGTCGCGGAGAGCGAACTCGCCGCGGCGATCGCCGACCGCACGGACACGTCCGTCGATGTCGACCTCTACCCCCGCCTGGTGGCCGCGACCGTGACCGCCGCCAACAGCGCCGCGATCGACCTGTTTCTGCAGGGCGGTGCGGAGGGGTCGATGGAGGCTCTGCTGCGGTCGGCCCTCACGATGCTCGCCGCAGGGCTGCCGACCCCTTAA
- a CDS encoding IS5 family transposase (programmed frameshift): protein MGKRDARPWIVSDELWSLIEPLLPEPGPKKVEGRPRIPDRQALCGILFVLHTGIQWEYLPQELGFGSGMTCWRRLAAWNEAGVWDALHLVLLKKLRSAGQLDWSRAVIDASHVRAAPTGPKSGPSPVDRARPGSKHHVLTDGQGIPLAVSLTGGNRNDVTQLIPLLDKVPPVTGTVGRPRRRPDLLFADRGYDHDKYRRLVRQRGIRPVIAERGQPHGTGLGIFRYVVERTIAWLHGFRRLRIRWERRDDIHEAFLALATCLITHRHVQRLC from the exons ATGGGGAAGCGGGATGCTCGTCCGTGGATCGTGTCCGACGAACTGTGGTCGCTGATCGAGCCGTTGCTGCCGGAGCCGGGCCCGAAGAAGGTCGAGGGAAGACCTCGTATCCCGGACCGGCAGGCGTTGTGCGGGATCCTGTTCGTGCTGCACACCGGCATCCAGTGGGAGTACCTGCCCCAGGAGTTGGGGTTCGGGTCGGGCATGACCTGCTGGCGGCGGCTGGCCGCCTGGAACGAGGCCGGTGTGTGGGACGCACTGCACCTCGTGCTGCTGAAGAAGCTGCGCTCGGCGGGACAGCTGGACTGGTCGCGGGCGGTGATCGACGCCTCGCATGTGCGGGCGGCCC CGACGGGGCCCAAAAGCGGGCCGAGCCCGGTCGACCGCGCACGGCCGGGCAGCAAGCACCACGTCCTCACCGACGGCCAGGGCATCCCGCTCGCGGTGTCGCTGACTGGCGGCAACCGCAACGACGTCACCCAGCTGATTCCACTGCTCGACAAGGTTCCGCCGGTGACCGGCACGGTCGGACGGCCCCGCCGGAGGCCGGACTTGTTGTTCGCCGACCGCGGCTACGACCACGACAAGTACCGCCGCCTGGTGCGACAGCGCGGGATTCGTCCGGTGATCGCCGAGCGCGGTCAACCGCACGGCACCGGCCTGGGCATCTTCCGGTATGTCGTCGAACGCACGATCGCGTGGCTGCACGGCTTCCGACGCCTGCGCATCCGCTGGGAACGACGTGACGACATCCATGAAGCCTTCCTCGCCCTGGCCACCTGCCTGATCACTCACCGACACGTCCAACGCCTTTGTTAG
- a CDS encoding FAD-dependent monooxygenase, producing MYDVIIAGGGPNGLMLACELALSRVRPVVIERLTGPKTEPRANGLVGQVVRMLDRRGLYARISGSDEPARPAPRYMFGAFPLELHRLENNPVGILPAPQARIEAVLVERAAELGVDLRMGQEVTDVHQDADSVRVTLASGEHLTTRYLVAADGGRSTVRRLAGIGFPGVTNDDFVSRSANVSARDEHVGPQGELIVPGYGTLPPTMYVRTERGTIVWARLPGRPASVHTTEVESPDEDRSAPMTFQELLDSAERVLGAPLPVLPPEGEGPHLLRRLVGGNTRLADRYREGRILLLGDAAHVHSAIGGPGLNLGLQDAVNLGWKLAATVRGWAPAELLDTYDEERRPVAERVVDSTLAQSAMLRPGPEVTALRTVFGEMLATTAGTERVAHLVAGTTEGFAPDLVVHTATGTHRLAELTVTGRPLLLDLGGGFADVAKPWHDRVDVITGTADGTDATGMLLRPDTHLAWTGHGPDDVSGLETALHRWFGAP from the coding sequence ATGTACGACGTGATCATCGCGGGCGGCGGCCCCAACGGGCTGATGCTGGCCTGCGAGCTGGCGCTGTCCCGGGTGCGCCCGGTCGTCATCGAGCGGCTCACCGGACCGAAGACGGAACCCCGGGCGAACGGCCTGGTGGGCCAGGTGGTGCGGATGCTGGACCGGCGCGGCCTTTACGCCCGGATCAGCGGTTCCGACGAACCCGCACGGCCCGCGCCCCGCTACATGTTCGGCGCGTTCCCCCTGGAACTCCACCGGCTCGAGAACAACCCGGTCGGCATTCTCCCCGCACCCCAGGCCCGGATCGAGGCGGTCCTCGTCGAACGGGCCGCCGAACTCGGCGTCGATTTGCGCATGGGCCAGGAGGTCACCGATGTCCACCAGGACGCCGACTCGGTCCGGGTGACCCTGGCGAGCGGGGAACACCTTACGACCCGTTACCTGGTGGCCGCCGACGGAGGCCGCAGCACCGTGCGCCGCCTGGCCGGCATCGGCTTTCCCGGAGTCACCAACGACGACTTCGTGTCACGCTCCGCGAACGTCTCCGCGCGCGATGAACACGTGGGCCCACAAGGCGAGTTGATCGTCCCCGGCTACGGGACGCTGCCGCCCACCATGTACGTACGCACCGAGCGCGGGACCATCGTCTGGGCCCGGCTGCCCGGCCGCCCCGCGAGCGTCCACACCACGGAGGTCGAGTCACCGGACGAGGACCGTTCCGCGCCGATGACCTTCCAGGAACTGCTCGACAGCGCCGAACGCGTCCTGGGCGCACCCCTGCCGGTACTGCCACCCGAGGGTGAAGGGCCGCACCTGCTGCGCCGCCTCGTCGGAGGCAACACCCGGCTCGCGGACCGCTACCGGGAAGGGCGGATCCTGCTGCTCGGGGACGCGGCCCACGTGCACTCCGCGATCGGCGGCCCCGGCCTCAACCTGGGTCTCCAGGACGCCGTCAACCTCGGCTGGAAACTGGCCGCAACGGTGCGCGGGTGGGCGCCCGCAGAACTCCTCGACACCTATGACGAGGAGCGCCGCCCCGTCGCCGAACGCGTCGTGGACTCGACCCTCGCCCAGTCGGCGATGCTGCGCCCCGGCCCGGAGGTCACCGCTCTGCGGACCGTCTTCGGCGAGATGCTGGCCACGACCGCGGGCACGGAACGCGTCGCCCACCTCGTCGCCGGCACCACCGAGGGCTTCGCACCCGACCTCGTCGTGCACACCGCCACGGGAACGCACCGGCTGGCCGAACTGACCGTCACCGGGCGCCCGTTGCTCCTCGACCTGGGCGGCGGATTCGCCGACGTGGCGAAGCCCTGGCACGACCGGGTCGACGTGATCACCGGCACGGCCGACGGCACCGACGCGACGGGCATGCTGCTGCGTCCCGACACCCATCTCGCCTGGACCGGCCACGGCCCGGACGACGTGAGCGGACTGGAGACGGCGCTGCACCGTTGGTTCGGCGCACCGTAG
- a CDS encoding GrpB family protein produces MPFPDESGPLAVLDHRPEWAAEFERLAGVLRAALGTQALSIDHVGSTSVPGLAAKDCVDIQVRVAALDENVHTALLAAIGFRRRPEPWNRVEVSGGEECRKLVFAPPVGARRCNVHVREEGRPNSRFALLFRDYLRAEEDARRAWGAFKQRLARSVPDLSDYGQIKAPATEVLMAAAEAWASRTGWHPAPAPTRRR; encoded by the coding sequence GTGCCGTTCCCCGATGAGTCCGGTCCGCTGGCGGTTCTGGACCATCGGCCGGAGTGGGCCGCGGAGTTCGAGCGGCTGGCGGGCGTGCTGAGGGCCGCGCTCGGCACGCAGGCTCTCTCGATCGACCATGTCGGCTCCACGTCAGTGCCGGGTCTGGCCGCGAAGGACTGTGTGGACATCCAGGTCCGGGTCGCGGCGCTCGACGAGAACGTGCACACCGCCCTGCTCGCGGCGATCGGTTTCCGCCGCCGTCCCGAGCCCTGGAACCGCGTCGAGGTCTCGGGCGGCGAGGAGTGCCGCAAGCTGGTGTTCGCGCCGCCGGTCGGTGCGCGTCGCTGCAATGTGCACGTGCGCGAGGAGGGACGCCCCAACTCCCGCTTCGCGCTGCTGTTCCGGGACTACCTGCGCGCGGAGGAGGATGCCCGCCGGGCGTGGGGAGCGTTCAAGCAGCGCCTGGCCCGCAGCGTCCCCGATCTGTCCGACTACGGGCAGATCAAGGCGCCGGCCACCGAGGTGCTGATGGCGGCCGCGGAGGCCTGGGCCTCCCGCACCGGCTGGCATCCCGCCCCCGCTCCGACACGGCGCAGGTGA
- a CDS encoding fumarylacetoacetate hydrolase family protein encodes MTRIVRFADDTGTVQTGIADASGAIRSFDGAPRVADLLRLSADGLRELVEATAARQRPDTDEAEVLLLPPMDGLMELWAAGVTYERSREARVEESTEQSVYERVYDAERPELFLKALPWRLVTDDEPIAVRDDSELNVPEPELGVVLNQAAQTVGYVIVDDVSSRSIEGENPLYLPQAKIYAGSAAVSSGIVPVWEVDAPQALKISLTVWRDGSAAFRGAISTAAFHRSPEELAEYLWRCQPFPDGAVLSTGTGIVPEIDFTLQAGDLVETAIDGVGVLTNHVRVGRAELDWLVEAVDRPLIRRDVRRSASGSV; translated from the coding sequence ATGACGCGCATCGTCCGCTTCGCCGACGACACCGGGACCGTACAGACAGGGATCGCCGACGCATCCGGCGCGATCCGCAGTTTCGACGGGGCGCCCCGCGTCGCCGACCTGCTGCGGCTGTCGGCCGACGGGCTGCGGGAGTTGGTGGAGGCGACCGCCGCGCGGCAGCGGCCCGACACCGACGAGGCCGAAGTGCTCCTGCTGCCGCCGATGGACGGCCTGATGGAGCTGTGGGCGGCCGGCGTGACGTACGAGCGCTCGCGCGAGGCCCGCGTCGAGGAGAGCACCGAGCAGTCGGTGTACGAGCGGGTCTATGACGCCGAACGGCCCGAGCTGTTCCTGAAGGCGCTGCCGTGGCGCCTGGTCACCGACGACGAACCGATCGCGGTCCGGGACGACTCCGAGCTGAACGTGCCGGAGCCGGAGCTCGGCGTGGTGCTCAACCAAGCGGCGCAGACGGTCGGTTACGTGATCGTGGACGACGTCAGCTCGCGCTCCATCGAGGGCGAGAACCCGCTCTATCTTCCCCAGGCGAAGATCTACGCAGGCAGCGCGGCGGTGTCCTCGGGCATCGTCCCCGTGTGGGAGGTCGACGCCCCGCAGGCGCTGAAGATCTCGCTGACCGTGTGGCGGGACGGGTCCGCCGCGTTCCGGGGAGCGATCTCCACGGCCGCGTTCCACCGCTCGCCCGAGGAGTTGGCGGAGTACCTGTGGCGGTGCCAGCCGTTCCCCGACGGGGCCGTGCTGTCCACGGGGACCGGCATCGTGCCGGAGATCGACTTCACGCTGCAAGCGGGTGACCTGGTCGAGACGGCGATCGACGGGGTGGGCGTGCTGACCAACCATGTGCGCGTCGGGCGGGCCGAACTAGACTGGCTGGTCGAGGCGGTGGACCGCCCGCTGATCCGCCGCGACGTCCGTCGATCCGCTTCGGGGAGCGTCTGA
- a CDS encoding LacI family DNA-binding transcriptional regulator yields the protein MATIYDVAREAGVSPATVSRVFNGGRVTAERAATVRAAAALLGFAPNRVARSLRMQRASVIGLIIPDIGNPFFTALARGVEDAAQETNLSVVLCNTDEDVDKEHRYLEVAAAEQMAGVIVAAASRHRTDLSALVDRGTPVVAVDRRPRGASVDAVMMDNRHGGEEATEHLLARGYRRIACIAGPDGASTSDERLAGYRAVLRDHLGDTGQPAEPPPEYVVHGDFRVDGGRAAMERLLALPEPPDAVFVANNLMTVGALAALREAGLEPPGTGLLSFGDVPWPELVTPSLSSVQLPSYELGFAAAQLLQERIAGTAKPLQTVVLRTSLQVRESTSGPTPN from the coding sequence GTGGCGACGATCTACGACGTGGCGCGCGAGGCCGGGGTCTCCCCCGCCACCGTGTCGCGGGTCTTCAACGGCGGCCGGGTCACCGCGGAGCGCGCCGCGACCGTGCGCGCCGCCGCGGCCCTGCTCGGCTTCGCGCCCAACCGGGTCGCCCGCTCGCTTCGGATGCAGCGCGCCTCCGTGATCGGACTGATCATCCCGGACATCGGCAACCCGTTCTTCACCGCGCTCGCCCGCGGCGTCGAGGACGCGGCGCAGGAGACCAACCTGTCGGTGGTGCTGTGCAACACGGACGAGGACGTCGACAAGGAGCACCGTTATCTGGAGGTGGCCGCGGCCGAGCAGATGGCCGGGGTGATAGTCGCCGCCGCCTCCCGGCACCGCACCGACCTGTCCGCGCTCGTCGACCGGGGCACCCCGGTGGTCGCGGTCGACCGGCGCCCGCGCGGCGCATCCGTCGATGCCGTGATGATGGACAACCGGCACGGCGGCGAGGAGGCCACCGAGCATCTGCTGGCCCGCGGGTACCGGCGTATCGCCTGTATCGCGGGCCCCGACGGCGCCTCCACGTCCGACGAACGCCTCGCCGGGTACCGGGCGGTGCTGCGCGACCACCTGGGCGACACCGGGCAGCCGGCCGAGCCGCCCCCCGAATACGTCGTGCACGGGGACTTCCGCGTGGACGGCGGGCGCGCCGCGATGGAGCGGTTGCTCGCCCTGCCCGAGCCGCCGGACGCCGTGTTCGTGGCCAACAACCTCATGACGGTGGGCGCGCTCGCGGCGCTGCGCGAGGCCGGGCTCGAACCGCCGGGCACCGGACTGCTCTCGTTCGGCGACGTGCCCTGGCCCGAGTTGGTGACACCGTCCCTCAGTTCGGTCCAACTCCCTTCGTACGAGCTGGGGTTCGCGGCCGCGCAGCTGTTGCAGGAGCGCATCGCGGGGACCGCGAAGCCGCTGCAGACGGTGGTGCTGCGCACCTCGCTCCAGGTCCGGGAATCGACGAGCGGCCCCACCCCCAACTGA
- a CDS encoding glycoside hydrolase family 172 protein yields MSIAPGLTGLARTTSAVTRSISAENFTGAKGAGGMATEGTGARAASRLGRGWKISPSIDIAAGETVVLADIEGPGTITHIWCTTAPHAAWRQTLLRFYWEGEDTPAVEVPLGDFFCNGWNVFSQVSSIPVAANPNGGLNAYWPMPFRRAARITLENLAPEQLTLYYQVDYELGEVADDAAYFHAQWRRSNPVTAGTDHTLLEGVEGKGQYVGTYLAWAVNSPGWWGEGELKFFLDGDDEWPTICGTGTEDYFGGAWNFDVPGQGYTAFTTPYLGLNQILKPDGLYDSQQRFGMYRWHVLDPIRFQDDLRVTVQCLGIGRGQGNGLPHRYRANHDDIASTSLFYLDRPAGSGLPSTPDLLDLEVDTHM; encoded by the coding sequence ATGAGCATCGCCCCCGGACTGACCGGCCTCGCCCGCACCACGAGCGCGGTCACCCGCTCGATCAGCGCGGAGAACTTCACGGGCGCCAAGGGCGCAGGCGGCATGGCGACCGAGGGCACCGGCGCGCGGGCCGCGAGCAGGCTCGGCCGCGGCTGGAAGATCTCGCCGAGCATCGACATCGCGGCCGGCGAGACCGTCGTCCTCGCCGACATCGAGGGCCCCGGCACGATCACCCACATCTGGTGCACCACGGCCCCGCACGCGGCCTGGCGCCAGACGTTGCTGCGCTTCTACTGGGAGGGCGAGGACACCCCGGCCGTCGAGGTCCCGCTCGGCGACTTCTTCTGCAACGGCTGGAACGTCTTCAGCCAGGTCAGCTCCATCCCGGTGGCGGCGAACCCGAACGGCGGGCTCAACGCATACTGGCCGATGCCGTTTCGCCGGGCGGCCCGCATCACGCTGGAGAACCTGGCCCCCGAACAGCTCACGCTCTACTACCAGGTCGACTACGAACTGGGCGAAGTCGCCGACGACGCCGCCTACTTCCACGCCCAGTGGCGGCGCAGCAACCCGGTCACGGCGGGCACCGACCACACGCTCCTCGAAGGCGTCGAGGGCAAGGGCCAGTACGTCGGCACGTACCTCGCCTGGGCGGTCAACAGCCCCGGCTGGTGGGGCGAGGGCGAGCTGAAGTTCTTCCTGGACGGCGACGACGAGTGGCCGACCATCTGCGGCACCGGCACCGAGGACTACTTCGGCGGCGCCTGGAACTTCGACGTCCCCGGCCAGGGCTACACCGCGTTCACCACCCCGTACCTCGGACTCAACCAGATCCTGAAGCCGGACGGACTCTACGACAGCCAGCAGCGGTTCGGGATGTACCGCTGGCACGTCCTCGACCCGATCCGCTTCCAGGACGACCTGCGCGTCACGGTGCAGTGCCTGGGCATCGGCCGCGGCCAGGGCAACGGCCTGCCGCACCGCTACCGCGCCAACCACGACGACATCGCGTCGACGTCCCTCTTCTACCTGGACCGCCCCGCAGGCTCTGGCCTGCCGTCCACCCCGGACCTGCTCGACCTCGAGGTCGACACGCACATGTAG
- a CDS encoding ABC transporter substrate-binding protein, translating to MLRHGKGAVAPSRRRILGGAAGLAAAGATGPLVSGCGGPAKAEGGTLKFWHFYDSASSDPAMRGQAKWFDDVIRDWNATHDVKVEPFFVPGTSYQGSKMVTAFASGTGPDIFLLSPGDFLRYQNGGILADLTPHMDRAAVADYGTSLTSRVVEGKVYALPMEVEPLAIFYNVRNWEKAGLSEADIPTTWDGLLDAGDKLRAKGGGAGLVFETDPGYYQNFTWYCWMWQGGGDVLDKDGNVTFDSKAARQGLSLWQDAVRHGIAPRTKPAAGDQLSAFKAGQAGMWQSGIWMVNTFKVGAPELEYGVFKLPTPPGGRYSTAVGGWSFCASTQSSNPDAAAEFCGWALGRMNKKSVDRTVSWCTGVKSDVSPRASALKAATAKGGYDSWAMKKFKNEIFPGGRPEPRYPPVVYKAVSDAIQATMLGGKGVASEADRAAQTIEAYMKSYQGASLI from the coding sequence ATGCTCCGACACGGCAAGGGCGCCGTGGCGCCGTCCCGCCGCCGCATCCTCGGCGGCGCCGCCGGGCTCGCGGCGGCCGGCGCGACCGGGCCGCTGGTGAGCGGTTGCGGTGGGCCGGCCAAGGCCGAGGGCGGGACGTTGAAGTTCTGGCACTTCTACGACTCGGCCTCCTCCGATCCCGCGATGCGCGGCCAGGCCAAGTGGTTCGACGACGTCATCCGCGACTGGAACGCCACGCACGACGTGAAGGTCGAGCCGTTCTTCGTTCCCGGCACCAGCTACCAGGGGTCGAAGATGGTCACGGCCTTCGCCTCCGGTACCGGCCCGGACATCTTTCTGCTGAGCCCCGGTGACTTCCTGCGCTACCAGAACGGCGGCATCCTCGCCGACCTCACTCCGCACATGGACAGGGCGGCCGTCGCGGACTACGGGACGTCGCTGACCAGCCGCGTGGTCGAGGGCAAGGTGTACGCCCTGCCGATGGAGGTCGAACCGTTGGCGATCTTCTACAACGTCCGCAACTGGGAGAAGGCGGGCCTGTCCGAGGCCGACATCCCCACCACGTGGGACGGGCTCCTCGACGCAGGCGACAAGCTGCGCGCCAAGGGCGGTGGCGCCGGGCTCGTCTTCGAGACCGACCCCGGCTACTACCAGAACTTCACCTGGTACTGCTGGATGTGGCAGGGCGGCGGCGACGTCCTCGACAAGGACGGCAACGTCACGTTCGACTCCAAAGCGGCACGCCAGGGCCTGTCCCTGTGGCAGGACGCGGTCCGGCACGGCATCGCGCCACGCACCAAGCCGGCCGCCGGCGACCAGCTCAGCGCCTTCAAGGCGGGTCAGGCAGGGATGTGGCAGAGCGGCATCTGGATGGTGAACACGTTCAAGGTGGGTGCGCCCGAGCTCGAGTACGGAGTGTTCAAGCTGCCCACACCGCCCGGCGGCCGCTACTCCACCGCCGTCGGCGGCTGGTCCTTCTGCGCCAGCACGCAGTCGAGCAACCCGGACGCCGCCGCCGAGTTCTGCGGATGGGCGCTCGGCCGCATGAACAAGAAGTCCGTCGACCGCACCGTCTCCTGGTGCACCGGCGTGAAGTCCGATGTGTCGCCGCGCGCCTCGGCGCTCAAGGCCGCCACCGCCAAGGGCGGTTACGACTCCTGGGCGATGAAGAAGTTCAAGAACGAGATCTTCCCCGGGGGGCGGCCCGAGCCGCGCTACCCCCCGGTCGTCTACAAGGCGGTCTCGGACGCCATCCAGGCCACCATGCTCGGCGGCAAGGGCGTGGCCTCCGAGGCCGACCGGGCCGCGCAGACCATCGAGGCGTACATGAAGAGCTACCAGGGGGCGAGCTTGATATGA